The Misgurnus anguillicaudatus chromosome 15, ASM2758022v2, whole genome shotgun sequence genome has a window encoding:
- the miox gene encoding inositol oxygenase, with translation MRVLNLGPDPSLAYRPDYLQKDKEEFRNFENGDLYDRVFNTYKLMHTYQTLDFVKKKHLEWANCNRFRMTMMDSINSLDELVDESDPDVDFPNSFHAFQTAEGIRREHPDKDWFQLVGLIHDVGKIMALYGEPQWAVVGDTFPVGCKFQSSIVFRNSTFEDNPDERNHALNTDFGIYKPQCGLDNVLMSWGHDEYLYRVMKFNKCTIPEEGLSMIRFHSFYPWHCNGDYMHLCNDKDLQMLPWVKEFNKFDLYTKSTELPDVERLKPYYQSLIDKYCPGSLQW, from the exons ATGAGGGTGCTTAACCTG GGTCCGGATCCGTCCCTGGCATATCGCCCTGATTATCTTCAGAAAGATAAAGAGGAGTTCAGGAACTTTGAG AATGGAGATCTCTATGATCGTGTGTTTAACACGTACAAGCTGATGCACACGTACCAAACGCTGGACTTTGTCAAAAAGAAG CACCTGGAGTGGGCAAACTGTAATCGTTTCAGAATGACAATGATGGACAGCATCAATTCCCTGGATGAGCTTGTTGATGAATCCGACCCGGACGTCGACTTCCCAAACTCTTTCCATGCATTCCAGACCGCCGAGGGGATCCGCAGAGAGCATCCAGATAAAG ATTGGTTCCAGCTAGTCGGTTTGATCCATGATGTTGGAAAAATCATGGCTCTGTACGGAGAGCCACAG TGGGCAGTAGTTGGAGACACGTTCCCAGTTGGATGCAAGTTTCAAAGTTCAATAGTGTTTAGAAACTCAACTTTTGAAGATAATCCAGATGAGAGAAACCACGCGCTCAA CACAGATTTCGGGATTTATAAACCACAATGCGGTTTGGATAATGTCCTGATGTCTTGGGGACATGATG AATATTTGTACAGAGTAATGAAGTTCAACAAATGCACCATACCTGAGGAG GGGTTATCCATGATCCGTTTCCACTCCTTTTACCCGTGGCATTGTAATGGAGACTACATGCACCTGTGCAACGATAAAGATCTGCAAATGCTGCCCTGGGTGAAAGAGTTTAA CAAGTTTGATTTGTACACGAAGAGCACAGAGTTGCCGGATGTGGAAAGACTAAAGCCGTATTATCAGTCACTCATTGATAAATATTGTCCTGGGTCACTGCAGTGGTGA